From Salvia splendens isolate huo1 chromosome 3, SspV2, whole genome shotgun sequence, a single genomic window includes:
- the LOC121794524 gene encoding ATP sulfurylase 2-like — MSLTIRLHHVSSASIATATVKKSRYAAQFHSKTIYHSNQLAPLAFPHKKIQSLSKSRSDYPAVMVRSSLIEPDGGALVDLVVPESQRAAKIAEAEALPKVRLGKIDVEWVHVVSEGWASPLKGFMREDEYLQSLHFNCVRMEDGTLVNMSLPIVLPIDDDVKAQIGDSTSVALVGTDGDFVAILSSIEIYKHNKEERIARTWGTTAPGLPYVEEVITAAGNWLIGGDLEVLKPIKYNDGLDHYRLSPKQLRNEFDRRNADAVFAFQLRNPVHNGHALLMNDTRRRLLEMGYKNPILLLHPLGGFTKADDVPLDVRMEQHSKVLEDGILDPETTIVSIFPSPMHYAGPTEVQWHAKARINAGANFYIVGRDPAGMGHPTEKRDLYDPDHGKKVLSMAPGLEKLNILPFKVAAYDTVAKQMAFFDPSRAKEFLFISGTKMRAFARSGENPPDGFMCPGGWQVLVRYYESLQAEDSPKKEAVNA, encoded by the exons atgtcaCTGACCATAAGGCTACACCATGTGAGCAGTGCCTCAATTGCCACAGCCACAGTCAAGAAAAGCCGTTACGCCGCCCAATTCCACTCCAAAACCATATACCATTCCAACCAATTGGCCCCACTTGCATTTCCTCACAAAAAGATTCAGTCTTTGTCGAAATCTCGCTCCGACTATCCCGCAGTGATGGTGAGAAGCTCCCTGATAGAGCCGGACGGAGGCGCGCTGGTGGATCTCGTGGTGCCGGAGAGCCAGAGGGCGGCGAAGATTGCCGAGGCGGAGGCGCTGCCGAAGGTGAGGTTGGGAAAGATTGATGTGGAGTGGGTGCATGTGGTGAGCGAGGGGTGGGCGAGCCCGCTCAAGGGTTTCATGAGAGAGGATGAGTATTTGCAGAGCTTGCATTTCAATTGTGTGAGGATGGAGGATGGCACTTTggtgaatatgtctttgcccaTTGTGTTGCCAATTGACGATGACGTCAAGGCCCAAATTGGGGATTCCACCAGTGTTGCATTGGTTGGGACTGATGGTGATTTCGTTGCGATTCTTAGCAG CATTGAAATATACAAGCACAACAAAGAGGAAAGAATTGCAAGAACATGGGGAACCACAGCTCCGGGATTACCTTATGTTGAGGAGGTGATTACAGCTGCTGGAAACTGGCTCATAGGAGGAGATCTTGAAGTGCTAAAGCCTATCAAGTACAATGATGGACTTGATCACTACAGGCTTTCTCCAAAGCAGCTTCGTAATGAATTTGACAGACGTAATGCGGATGCAGTCTTTGCTTTTCAGCTGAGAAATCCAGTGCATAATGGACATGCTTTGCTCATGAATGACACTCGTAGGAGGCTTTTGGAAATGGGTTACAAGAACCCAATTCTCTTGCTTCATCCTCTGGGAGGTTTTACTAAGGCTGATGATGTTCCACTCGACGTTCGCATGGAACAACATAGCAAG GTACTCGAAGATGGGATTCTAGACCCTGAAACTACGATCGTGTCTATCTTCCCTTCACCAATGCATTATGCTGGACCAACTGAAGTTCAGTGGCATGCAAAGGCACGAATCAATGCAGGCGCAAATTTCTACATAGTAGGGCGTGATCCTGCTGGTATGGGTCACCCGACAGAGAAGAGGGACCTGTACGATCCAGATCATGGGAAGAAGGTGCTTAGTATGGCTCCTGGTCTCGAAAAGTTGAACATTCTGCCATTCAAG GTTGCTGCATATGATACTGTAGCAAAGCAAATGGCATTTTTTGATCCCTCTCGTGCTAAAGAATTTCTCTTCATTTCTGGGACTAAG ATGAGAGCCTTTGCAAGAAGTGGCGAGAATCCACCTGACGGTTTTATGTGTCCCGGTGGATGGCAAGTGTTAGTGAGATACTATGAGAGCCTGCAGGCTGAGGATTCTCCAAAGAAGGAAGCAGTCAATGCTTAA